A genomic window from Lineus longissimus chromosome 17, tnLinLong1.2, whole genome shotgun sequence includes:
- the LOC135501598 gene encoding kiSS-1 receptor-like isoform X2 — protein sequence MTSQRRYPADPPSGRRKISTCIFMASLAVVDSGVLLDLLAYIVFIEWNVGEGVINRVMVHRVTYYLVEFLGQLSGWILAGMTIDRFIAIRFPLKAFTFCTVKRARKVVFGLTLVIGTVNANILFTYQVKRDPVFGLERFVEDFPAAPVVEKIVSWWELIAGTVVPFFVLIIFNCLIIWNVRSASKFQRQMTYDQKDKMQALRKAKAEAHLTRMLLLVCIAYLVCSVPVRIYLLENTGSFNYQDPEWFIQFNVGYWYGCIGWYMNYAINFYLYCIAGGRKFRQDVLEILCCGRRRQLKRNSEGLSEEGSMKIHVSTIA from the exons ATGACCTCACAGAGAAGATATCCAGCTGACCCGCCTTCAGGGAGAAG GAAAATCTCTACTTGTATTTTCATGGCCAGTCTTGCTGTGGTCGACTCCGGGGTTCTATTAGACTTGTTGGCATATATCGTCTTCATTGAGTGGAATGTCGGCGAAGGAGTTATAAACAGAGTTATGGTGCATAG GGTGACGTACTATCTGGTTGAGTTTCTCGGCCAGCTTTCCGGCTGGATCCTCGCGGGAATGACCATTGATAGATTCATTGCCATTCGGTTCCCTCTGAAGGCTTTTACGTTCTGCACCGTCAAAAG GGCCAGAAAAGTTGTGTTTGGTCTGACTCTGGTCATTGGGACTGTCAACGCTAACATTCTGTTCACATATCAAGTGAAGAGAGACCCTGTCTTCGGGTTGGAGCGCTTTGTGGAGGACTTCCCTGCTGCACCAGTCGTGGAGAAAATAGTCTCCTGGTGGGAGCTGATCGCTGGGACTGTTGTTCCGTTTTTcgttctcatcatttttaattGCCTCATCATCTGGAATGTCCGGAGCGCTTCAAAGTTCCAGCGGCAGATGACTTATGATCAAAAAGACAAGATGCAGGCACTACGGAAAGCCAAGGCAGAGGCTCATTTGACCAGGATGTTGCTCCTCGTCTGCATTGCCTATCTCGTTTGCTCAGTGCCCGTGAGGATCTACCTTTTGGAAAACACGGGGTCCTTCAATTACCAGGACCCAGAATGGTTCATCCAATTCAATGTTGGGTACTGGTATGGGTGTATCGGCTGGTATATGAATTATGCCATCAATTTTTACTTGTACTGCATCGCTGGGGGTCGGAAGTTTCGGCAGGATGTTTTGGAGATTTTGTGCTGCGGGCGCAGAAGACAGCTAAAAAGAAATTCCGAAGGTTTATCTGAGGAGGGCAGtatgaagatacatgtatctacaaTAGCCTGA
- the LOC135501598 gene encoding galanin receptor 2b-like isoform X3 — MTSQRRYPADPPSGRSLAVVDSGVLLDLLAYIVFIEWNVGEGVINRVMVHRVTYYLVEFLGQLSGWILAGMTIDRFIAIRFPLKAFTFCTVKRARKVVFGLTLVIGTVNANILFTYQVKRDPVFGLERFVEDFPAAPVVEKIVSWWELIAGTVVPFFVLIIFNCLIIWNVRSASKFQRQMTYDQKDKMQALRKAKAEAHLTRMLLLVCIAYLVCSVPVRIYLLENTGSFNYQDPEWFIQFNVGYWYGCIGWYMNYAINFYLYCIAGGRKFRQDVLEILCCGRRRQLKRNSEGLSEEGSMKIHVSTIA, encoded by the exons ATGACCTCACAGAGAAGATATCCAGCTGACCCGCCTTCAGGGAGAAG TCTTGCTGTGGTCGACTCCGGGGTTCTATTAGACTTGTTGGCATATATCGTCTTCATTGAGTGGAATGTCGGCGAAGGAGTTATAAACAGAGTTATGGTGCATAG GGTGACGTACTATCTGGTTGAGTTTCTCGGCCAGCTTTCCGGCTGGATCCTCGCGGGAATGACCATTGATAGATTCATTGCCATTCGGTTCCCTCTGAAGGCTTTTACGTTCTGCACCGTCAAAAG GGCCAGAAAAGTTGTGTTTGGTCTGACTCTGGTCATTGGGACTGTCAACGCTAACATTCTGTTCACATATCAAGTGAAGAGAGACCCTGTCTTCGGGTTGGAGCGCTTTGTGGAGGACTTCCCTGCTGCACCAGTCGTGGAGAAAATAGTCTCCTGGTGGGAGCTGATCGCTGGGACTGTTGTTCCGTTTTTcgttctcatcatttttaattGCCTCATCATCTGGAATGTCCGGAGCGCTTCAAAGTTCCAGCGGCAGATGACTTATGATCAAAAAGACAAGATGCAGGCACTACGGAAAGCCAAGGCAGAGGCTCATTTGACCAGGATGTTGCTCCTCGTCTGCATTGCCTATCTCGTTTGCTCAGTGCCCGTGAGGATCTACCTTTTGGAAAACACGGGGTCCTTCAATTACCAGGACCCAGAATGGTTCATCCAATTCAATGTTGGGTACTGGTATGGGTGTATCGGCTGGTATATGAATTATGCCATCAATTTTTACTTGTACTGCATCGCTGGGGGTCGGAAGTTTCGGCAGGATGTTTTGGAGATTTTGTGCTGCGGGCGCAGAAGACAGCTAAAAAGAAATTCCGAAGGTTTATCTGAGGAGGGCAGtatgaagatacatgtatctacaaTAGCCTGA
- the LOC135501598 gene encoding kiSS-1 receptor-like isoform X1 has translation MENPGQENATEDPLIDLLNATLNKSGASNQTTDFSNLDFYVNVLITLKSYVFPTMIILGVAGNTLSFLVAIKPSNRKISTCIFMASLAVVDSGVLLDLLAYIVFIEWNVGEGVINRVMVHRVTYYLVEFLGQLSGWILAGMTIDRFIAIRFPLKAFTFCTVKRARKVVFGLTLVIGTVNANILFTYQVKRDPVFGLERFVEDFPAAPVVEKIVSWWELIAGTVVPFFVLIIFNCLIIWNVRSASKFQRQMTYDQKDKMQALRKAKAEAHLTRMLLLVCIAYLVCSVPVRIYLLENTGSFNYQDPEWFIQFNVGYWYGCIGWYMNYAINFYLYCIAGGRKFRQDVLEILCCGRRRQLKRNSEGLSEEGSMKIHVSTIA, from the exons ATGGAGAATCCGGGCCAAGAAAACGCTACGGAAGATCCCCTCATAGACCTACTCAACGCAACGCTCAACAAGAGCGGCGCATCAAATCAAACTACGGATTTCTCCAACTTAGATTTCTACGTAAACGTCCTCATTACCTTGAAGTCATACGTCTTCCCGACAATGATTATCTTAGGAGTAGCAGGGAATACCTTGTCATTCTTGGTAGCAATTAAACCGTCCAACAGGAAAATCTCTACTTGTATTTTCATGGCCAGTCTTGCTGTGGTCGACTCCGGGGTTCTATTAGACTTGTTGGCATATATCGTCTTCATTGAGTGGAATGTCGGCGAAGGAGTTATAAACAGAGTTATGGTGCATAG GGTGACGTACTATCTGGTTGAGTTTCTCGGCCAGCTTTCCGGCTGGATCCTCGCGGGAATGACCATTGATAGATTCATTGCCATTCGGTTCCCTCTGAAGGCTTTTACGTTCTGCACCGTCAAAAG GGCCAGAAAAGTTGTGTTTGGTCTGACTCTGGTCATTGGGACTGTCAACGCTAACATTCTGTTCACATATCAAGTGAAGAGAGACCCTGTCTTCGGGTTGGAGCGCTTTGTGGAGGACTTCCCTGCTGCACCAGTCGTGGAGAAAATAGTCTCCTGGTGGGAGCTGATCGCTGGGACTGTTGTTCCGTTTTTcgttctcatcatttttaattGCCTCATCATCTGGAATGTCCGGAGCGCTTCAAAGTTCCAGCGGCAGATGACTTATGATCAAAAAGACAAGATGCAGGCACTACGGAAAGCCAAGGCAGAGGCTCATTTGACCAGGATGTTGCTCCTCGTCTGCATTGCCTATCTCGTTTGCTCAGTGCCCGTGAGGATCTACCTTTTGGAAAACACGGGGTCCTTCAATTACCAGGACCCAGAATGGTTCATCCAATTCAATGTTGGGTACTGGTATGGGTGTATCGGCTGGTATATGAATTATGCCATCAATTTTTACTTGTACTGCATCGCTGGGGGTCGGAAGTTTCGGCAGGATGTTTTGGAGATTTTGTGCTGCGGGCGCAGAAGACAGCTAAAAAGAAATTCCGAAGGTTTATCTGAGGAGGGCAGtatgaagatacatgtatctacaaTAGCCTGA